In Syngnathus acus chromosome 5, fSynAcu1.2, whole genome shotgun sequence, a genomic segment contains:
- the zbtb40 gene encoding zinc finger and BTB domain-containing protein 40 isoform X2 — protein MDHLNVLRIEEHSSSPEQINKMLELPNYSSQLMQQLWALRQEGHFCDCTVLVGDDPHRAHKVVLAASSMLFRSLLNFSDTVSIDTTLVSSQEFTCLLDMSPMNKLQSPNPDVWDAASAESGTQVKDELETNARQDASEIAKEPTGTEESIAATATVGEDDDARASETTSGSERSSQLTEQLAVVPDVVQLLSQAANRCLEKLELQLVCECCKEADPRSVVTKLLGEVEKGLVSEQSLLSLLRSAQREAPSSFPASLLSQLEEMDNTQEPDGHQTETSSEMENSSGHNQVRIKSGQSSSTQEPETDEYSSSSKSYRCRWCKKSFSYKCRVTAHMKRCPMSEDCQLQCPQCPAKLLNKRALQRHLSQAHPAAAGDKQQQQQQQKKKKKVACDLCGRTFAHPSGMIYHKRTEHYEEKPYACETCGAKFPATSSLKNHMRLHTGEKPYRCKHCDMSFRVAAALAYHTKKKHSEGKMYACQYCKAVFAQSIELTRHVRTHTGDKPYVCRECGKGHSQASGLTVHLQTFHNMSQPLSCQKCSLSFQTLEEHRKHIEELHVNPMHKCHTCRKVFSSAALLDNHKSVHTGVKPYVCNLCNKSYQQLSGLWYHNRTNHPQVIGNQTAQQVKTLVQCDVCSKFFPCVSILAKHIEAEHEDTAASTLHHGVVCPLCTLVSGSQTELQEHLLACHVEAQQTQVAEEASSTAHTVITVHQQEGEVPQSANAAEEQQSVSQRVFVAVAGGGEGDAPAEVVEVNMYDLLNNSVTFICEGKPSDI, from the exons atggaTCATTTGAATGTGTTAAG GATAGAGGAACACTCTTCCTCTCCGGAGCAGATAAACAAAATGCTCGAACTGCCTAACTACAGCAGCCAGTTGATGCAGCAACTGTGGGCCCTGCGACAAGAGGGTCACTTTTGTGACTGCACTGTTCTCGTGGGCGACGACCCTCATCGTGCACATAAAGTAGTGCTGGCAGCTTCCAGCATGCTTTTCAG GTCGCTGCTGAATTTTTCTGACACTGTCTCCATCGACACCACTTTGGTTTCCTCACAGGAGTTTACCTGTCTTCTGGACATG AGCCCGATGAACAAACTCCAGAGCCCAAACCCTGACGTTTGGGATGCTGCTTCGGCCGAAAGTGGGACCCAGGTGAAGGACGAGTTGGAGACAAATGCACGTCAAGATGCAAGTGAAATTGCAAAGGAGCCTACAG GGACAGAAGAAAGCATAGCCGCCACAGCAACTGTTGGCGAAGACGACGATGCGAGAGCCAGCGAAACGACAAGCGGCTCGGAGCGCTCTTCTCAGCTGACCGAGCAACTCGCCGTTGTGCCGGATGTTGTTCAGCTTTTGAGCCAAGCGGCCAACAGGTGTCTGGAGAAGCTGGAGCTCCAG TTAGTTTGCGAGTGCTGTAAAGAAGCGGACCCGCGCTCAGTCGTGACTAAGCTGTTGGGGGAAGTGGAGAAGGGACTTGTCAGTGAGCAAAGTCTCCTGAGCCTGCTCCGCAGCGCCCAACGGGAGGCGCCCTCCTCCTTCCCCGCGTCGTTGCTCTCTCAGCTGGAGGAAATGGACAATACGCAGGAGCCAGATGGACACCAGACTGAAA CCAGCTCAGAAATGGAGAACAGCAGCGGTCACAATCAAGTCCGAATCAAGTCGGGGCAAAGCAGCAGCACGCAAGAGCCCGAGACAGACGAATACTCGTCGTCCTCCAAGTCTTACCGCTGTCGCTGGTGTAAGAAGAGTTTTTCCTACAAGTGCCGAGTGACGGCCCATATGAAGCGCTGCCCCATGTCCGAGGATTGTCAGCTGCAGTGTCCGCAATGCCCTGCCAAGCTGCTCAACAAGCGGGCTTTACAGCGCCATTTGAGCCAGGCTCACCCGGCCGCTGCGGGAgacaagcagcagcagcagcagcagcagaagaagaagaagaaggtagCCTGTGACCTCTGCGGGCGGACCTTCGCACACCCTTCGG GTATGATCTACCACAAGCGGACCGAGCATTACGAGGAGAAGCCGTACGCCTGCGAGACGTGCGGCGCCAAGTTTCCCGCCACCTCCTCTTTGAAAAACCACATGCGGCTCCACACGGGAGAGAAGCCCTACCGCTGCAAACACTGCGACATGAGCTTCCGAGTGGCTGCCGCCTTGGCCTACCACACCAAGAAGAAGCATTCTGAGG GCAAGATGTACGCGTGTCAGTACTGCAAGGCCGTGTTTGCTCAGTCCATTGAGCTGACGCGGCACGTGCGGACGCACACGGGCGATAAGCCCTACGTGTGTCGGGAATGTGGAAAAGGCCACAGCCAAGCCAGTGGCTTGACTGTCCACTTGCAGACCTTCCACA ACATGTCGCAGCCCCTCAGCTGTCAGAAGTGTTCCCTCAGCTTCCAGACTTTGGAGGAGCATCGGAAGCACATCGAGGAGCTCCACGTCAACCCCATGCACAAGTGTCACACGTGCCGCAAAGTTTTCAGCAGCGCCGCATTGCTGGACAATCACAAGTCCGTTCACACTGGAGTCAAGCCCTATGTCTGCAACCTGTGCAATAAATCTTACCAG CAACTGTCAGGCCTGTGGTACCACAACAGGACCAACCACCCTCAGGTCATCGGCAACCAAACGGCGCAGCAAGTGAAGACCCTGGTTCAGTGTGACGTCTGCTCGAAGTTCTTCCCCTGTGTCTCCATCCTGGCCAAACACATAGAAGCTGAACATGAAG ATACGGCGGCATCCACCTTGCACCATGGAGTCGTCTGCCCCCTTTGCACTCTGGTCAGCGGCTCCCAGACGGAGCTGCAGGAGCATCTCCTCGCCTGCCACGTGGAAGCCCAGCAGACACAGGTTGCTGAGGAGGCCTCCAGCACGGCGCACACT GTGATCACGGTGCACCAACAAGAAGGCGAGGTGCCGCAGTCGGCCAACGCTGCTGAGGAACAGCAGTCTGTGAGCCAGCGGGTGTTTGTGGCTGTGGCAGGCGGAGGGGAAGGCGACGCCCCGGCCGAGGTGGTGGAGGTCAACATGTATGATCTCTTAAACAATTCCGTCACGTTCATCTGTGAAGGCAAACCGTCGGATATCTAG
- the zbtb40 gene encoding zinc finger and BTB domain-containing protein 40 isoform X1, with translation MDHLNVLRIEEHSSSPEQINKMLELPNYSSQLMQQLWALRQEGHFCDCTVLVGDDPHRAHKVVLAASSMLFRSLLNFSDTVSIDTTLVSSQEFTCLLDMVYTGKLPLGKHNVSRIIAAADSLQMFDVAVSFKNVLANIINQQPQGSPPPSTQSPMNKLQSPNPDVWDAASAESGTQVKDELETNARQDASEIAKEPTGTEESIAATATVGEDDDARASETTSGSERSSQLTEQLAVVPDVVQLLSQAANRCLEKLELQLVCECCKEADPRSVVTKLLGEVEKGLVSEQSLLSLLRSAQREAPSSFPASLLSQLEEMDNTQEPDGHQTETSSEMENSSGHNQVRIKSGQSSSTQEPETDEYSSSSKSYRCRWCKKSFSYKCRVTAHMKRCPMSEDCQLQCPQCPAKLLNKRALQRHLSQAHPAAAGDKQQQQQQQKKKKKVACDLCGRTFAHPSGMIYHKRTEHYEEKPYACETCGAKFPATSSLKNHMRLHTGEKPYRCKHCDMSFRVAAALAYHTKKKHSEGKMYACQYCKAVFAQSIELTRHVRTHTGDKPYVCRECGKGHSQASGLTVHLQTFHNMSQPLSCQKCSLSFQTLEEHRKHIEELHVNPMHKCHTCRKVFSSAALLDNHKSVHTGVKPYVCNLCNKSYQQLSGLWYHNRTNHPQVIGNQTAQQVKTLVQCDVCSKFFPCVSILAKHIEAEHEDTAASTLHHGVVCPLCTLVSGSQTELQEHLLACHVEAQQTQVAEEASSTAHTVITVHQQEGEVPQSANAAEEQQSVSQRVFVAVAGGGEGDAPAEVVEVNMYDLLNNSVTFICEGKPSDI, from the exons atggaTCATTTGAATGTGTTAAG GATAGAGGAACACTCTTCCTCTCCGGAGCAGATAAACAAAATGCTCGAACTGCCTAACTACAGCAGCCAGTTGATGCAGCAACTGTGGGCCCTGCGACAAGAGGGTCACTTTTGTGACTGCACTGTTCTCGTGGGCGACGACCCTCATCGTGCACATAAAGTAGTGCTGGCAGCTTCCAGCATGCTTTTCAG GTCGCTGCTGAATTTTTCTGACACTGTCTCCATCGACACCACTTTGGTTTCCTCACAGGAGTTTACCTGTCTTCTGGACATGGTCTATACAGGCAAGCTCCCTTTGGGAAAACATAACGTCAGCCGCATCATTGCCGCAGCAGACAGTCTGCAGATGTTCGACGTAGCCGTGAGCTTTAAAAATGTCCTCGCCAACATTATCAACCAGCAGCCCCAaggctccccccccccttctacACAGAGCCCGATGAACAAACTCCAGAGCCCAAACCCTGACGTTTGGGATGCTGCTTCGGCCGAAAGTGGGACCCAGGTGAAGGACGAGTTGGAGACAAATGCACGTCAAGATGCAAGTGAAATTGCAAAGGAGCCTACAG GGACAGAAGAAAGCATAGCCGCCACAGCAACTGTTGGCGAAGACGACGATGCGAGAGCCAGCGAAACGACAAGCGGCTCGGAGCGCTCTTCTCAGCTGACCGAGCAACTCGCCGTTGTGCCGGATGTTGTTCAGCTTTTGAGCCAAGCGGCCAACAGGTGTCTGGAGAAGCTGGAGCTCCAG TTAGTTTGCGAGTGCTGTAAAGAAGCGGACCCGCGCTCAGTCGTGACTAAGCTGTTGGGGGAAGTGGAGAAGGGACTTGTCAGTGAGCAAAGTCTCCTGAGCCTGCTCCGCAGCGCCCAACGGGAGGCGCCCTCCTCCTTCCCCGCGTCGTTGCTCTCTCAGCTGGAGGAAATGGACAATACGCAGGAGCCAGATGGACACCAGACTGAAA CCAGCTCAGAAATGGAGAACAGCAGCGGTCACAATCAAGTCCGAATCAAGTCGGGGCAAAGCAGCAGCACGCAAGAGCCCGAGACAGACGAATACTCGTCGTCCTCCAAGTCTTACCGCTGTCGCTGGTGTAAGAAGAGTTTTTCCTACAAGTGCCGAGTGACGGCCCATATGAAGCGCTGCCCCATGTCCGAGGATTGTCAGCTGCAGTGTCCGCAATGCCCTGCCAAGCTGCTCAACAAGCGGGCTTTACAGCGCCATTTGAGCCAGGCTCACCCGGCCGCTGCGGGAgacaagcagcagcagcagcagcagcagaagaagaagaagaaggtagCCTGTGACCTCTGCGGGCGGACCTTCGCACACCCTTCGG GTATGATCTACCACAAGCGGACCGAGCATTACGAGGAGAAGCCGTACGCCTGCGAGACGTGCGGCGCCAAGTTTCCCGCCACCTCCTCTTTGAAAAACCACATGCGGCTCCACACGGGAGAGAAGCCCTACCGCTGCAAACACTGCGACATGAGCTTCCGAGTGGCTGCCGCCTTGGCCTACCACACCAAGAAGAAGCATTCTGAGG GCAAGATGTACGCGTGTCAGTACTGCAAGGCCGTGTTTGCTCAGTCCATTGAGCTGACGCGGCACGTGCGGACGCACACGGGCGATAAGCCCTACGTGTGTCGGGAATGTGGAAAAGGCCACAGCCAAGCCAGTGGCTTGACTGTCCACTTGCAGACCTTCCACA ACATGTCGCAGCCCCTCAGCTGTCAGAAGTGTTCCCTCAGCTTCCAGACTTTGGAGGAGCATCGGAAGCACATCGAGGAGCTCCACGTCAACCCCATGCACAAGTGTCACACGTGCCGCAAAGTTTTCAGCAGCGCCGCATTGCTGGACAATCACAAGTCCGTTCACACTGGAGTCAAGCCCTATGTCTGCAACCTGTGCAATAAATCTTACCAG CAACTGTCAGGCCTGTGGTACCACAACAGGACCAACCACCCTCAGGTCATCGGCAACCAAACGGCGCAGCAAGTGAAGACCCTGGTTCAGTGTGACGTCTGCTCGAAGTTCTTCCCCTGTGTCTCCATCCTGGCCAAACACATAGAAGCTGAACATGAAG ATACGGCGGCATCCACCTTGCACCATGGAGTCGTCTGCCCCCTTTGCACTCTGGTCAGCGGCTCCCAGACGGAGCTGCAGGAGCATCTCCTCGCCTGCCACGTGGAAGCCCAGCAGACACAGGTTGCTGAGGAGGCCTCCAGCACGGCGCACACT GTGATCACGGTGCACCAACAAGAAGGCGAGGTGCCGCAGTCGGCCAACGCTGCTGAGGAACAGCAGTCTGTGAGCCAGCGGGTGTTTGTGGCTGTGGCAGGCGGAGGGGAAGGCGACGCCCCGGCCGAGGTGGTGGAGGTCAACATGTATGATCTCTTAAACAATTCCGTCACGTTCATCTGTGAAGGCAAACCGTCGGATATCTAG
- the fezf2 gene encoding fez family zinc finger protein 2, whose protein sequence is MSSAGSLETVMSCARTGASAAAPKTLAFSIERIMSKSSEPKLSAEEERSESKKLLGLCSPIPCMIPLQPFGCYDLQAKALMNYSELWRASLRGGFCGSATAHCKGNCGMCAKVDCGNRLLVKPQVIHQAVAMPSGGGGGGGSLYYLNYLDSAYPQSDFVAAGHWLSSPQAQASLSAHHRLLLLENSKVAGNAGTDKIPTHHYPHKEHLPGQLDQIVKENHNVNAEKNAFKTHKLGGGGGGGGDGKNKNFTCEVCGKVFNAHYNLTRHMPVHTGARPFVCKVCGKGFRQASTLCRHKIIHTQEKPHKCNQCGKAFNRSSTLNTHVRIHAGYKPFVCEFCGKGFHQKGNYKNHKLTHSGEKQYKCSICNKAFHQIYNLTFHMHTHNDKKPFTCATCGKGFCRNFDLKKHIRKLHDSFSSAPDREAREIQS, encoded by the exons ATGTCAAGTGCTGGATCCCTGGAGACGGTGATGTCCTGCGCCAGGACCGGAGCCTCGGCGGCGGCCCCCAAGACGCTCGCCTTCTCGATAGAGCGAATTATGTCCAAAAGCTCGGAGCCCAAATTGAGCGCCGAGGAGGAGCGCTCCGAGAGCAAGAAGCTGCTGGGACTCTGCTCCCCGATCCCCTGCATGATCCCGCTGCAGCCTTTCGGCTGCTACGACCTCCAGGCCAAGGCCCTGATGAACTACTCGGAGCTTTGGAGAGCGAGTCTCAGGGGAGGTTTCTGCGGCTCGGCCACCGCGCACTGCAAGGGCAACTGCGGCATGTGCGCCAAAGTGGACTGCGGAAACAGGCTGCTGGTGAAACCGCAAGTCATCCACCAGGCCGTCGCCATGCcaagtggcggcggcggcggcggcggctctcTCTATTATCTCAACTACCTGGACTCTGCCTATCCCCAGTCGGACTTTGTGGCGGCGGGCCACTGGCTCAGCAGCCCGCAGGCTCAGGCCTCCCTCTCGGCTCATCACAGACTTTTGCTCCTGGAAAACTCCAAAGTGGCCGGCAACGCGGGGACTGACAAAATTCCGACGCATCACTATCCTCACAAGGAGCATCTTCCGGGGCAGCTGGACCAGATCGTCAAGGAGAACCACAATGTGAACGCCGAAAAGAACGCGTTCAAGACTCACAaactcggcggcggcggcggcggaggaggagacgggaaaaacaaaaatttcaCCTGTGAAGTGTGTGGAAAG GTTTTTAACGCTCACTACAATCTGACCAGACACATGCCGGTGCACACGGGGGCCCGTCCCTTCGTGTGTAAAGTGTGCGGGAAAGGCTTCCGACAAGCCAGCACCTTGTGCAGACACAAGATCATCCACACACAG GAAAAACCACACAAATGCAACCAGTGCGGAAAGGCGTTCAACAGAAGCTCCACGTTGAACACACACGTTCGGATCCACGCCGGCTACAAACCTTTTGTGTGCGAGTTCTGCGGGAAAGGATTCCACCAAAAAG GCAACTACAAGAACCACAAATTAACTCACAGTGGGGAGAAGCAGTACAAGTGCTCCATTTGCAACAAGGCCTTCCATCAGATCTATAACTTGACCttccacatgcacacacacaacgaCAAGAAGCCATTCACCTGTGCCACCTGTGGCAAGGGCTTCTGCCGCAACTTTGACCTGAAGAAACACATCAGGAAACTCCACGACAGCTTCTCTTCTGCCCCAGACAGAGAAGCCAGAGAGATCCAGAgctga